The Leptospira sp. WS39.C2 genome contains a region encoding:
- a CDS encoding M50 family metallopeptidase codes for MAEKPVKFVIFLSLILSLVAFWDHQFTSYLKEFVVLIHEICHATAALFSGGVVKGITLHGNEGGETIAVPASFRGSFILVVSAGYIGSSLVGAFLLRLGFQGRHARQTMILFGLFLISVSVLYSKLGDLAYFTGIFWGVGILVLGMLGETTSILSLVFLGTSISLYSLYDLSDFAERLAETDAGILAFWMAGLGPEDLQNEEIPTVVLILGYLIATLWSLLSIGIIFMSLRSSLSHEENHGSPDPMEQFERFPGELSPEAKLWLEKRGVDPESGIVLPPNLFLEPPSKDNQG; via the coding sequence ATGGCAGAAAAACCAGTTAAGTTTGTCATTTTTTTATCTCTTATCTTAAGTTTAGTCGCGTTTTGGGACCACCAATTCACTTCCTACTTAAAAGAATTTGTGGTATTGATCCATGAAATCTGCCATGCAACAGCGGCTTTATTTAGCGGTGGAGTCGTCAAAGGGATTACCCTTCATGGAAATGAAGGTGGCGAAACAATTGCGGTACCTGCCTCCTTTCGTGGTTCCTTTATCTTAGTTGTTTCTGCGGGATACATTGGCTCTTCCCTTGTTGGAGCTTTTTTATTACGATTAGGATTCCAAGGACGCCATGCTCGCCAAACAATGATTTTGTTTGGATTATTCCTAATTTCTGTAAGTGTATTGTATTCGAAATTAGGTGATTTGGCATATTTTACAGGAATATTTTGGGGTGTAGGAATCCTTGTTCTAGGTATGTTAGGTGAAACTACGTCGATCCTTTCACTCGTTTTTTTAGGAACTAGTATTTCTTTGTATTCACTATATGATTTATCCGATTTTGCAGAGCGATTGGCTGAAACAGATGCCGGAATCCTAGCATTTTGGATGGCTGGTCTTGGCCCAGAAGATTTACAAAATGAGGAAATCCCAACGGTTGTCCTCATTCTAGGATATTTGATCGCCACTCTTTGGTCCCTATTAAGTATCGGGATCATTTTTATGTCCCTACGTTCCTCTCTTTCACACGAAGAAAACCATGGATCTCCTGACCCAATGGAACAATTTGAACGATTTCCAGGGGAACTTTCGCCAGAAGCGAAACTTTGGTTAGAAAAACGTGGGGTTGATCCAGAAAGTGGGATCGTTTTGCCACCAAATTTATTCCTTGAACCTCCTTCCAAAGACAACCAAGGATAG
- a CDS encoding UDP-glucuronic acid decarboxylase family protein, producing MAKRILITGGAGFIGSHLAETLLNAGNQIIVLDNFHTGRKENLTHLLSHPNFELIRHDITEPIKLEVDQIYNMACPASPVHYQSNAIKTVKTNVLGMMNMLGLAKRVKARILQASTSEVYGNPLEHPQTESYWGNVNTIGIRSCYDEGKRVAETLCFDYHRQHGVDIRVIRIFNTYGPRMIPDDGRVVSNFIVQALRGENITIYGDGSQTRSFCYVDDLVKGIVGMMNVENFTGPVNLGNDGEFTVKELAELVIKETGSKSKIIYLPLPQDDPSRRKPNLNLAKEKLNYSTTVPLVEGVKKTIEYFSKRV from the coding sequence ATGGCAAAAAGAATTCTCATCACAGGGGGAGCTGGGTTCATCGGGTCTCATCTTGCGGAAACATTACTAAACGCAGGGAACCAAATCATCGTTTTGGACAATTTTCATACAGGCCGAAAGGAAAACCTCACTCACCTTCTTTCCCATCCAAATTTTGAACTCATCCGTCATGATATAACAGAACCAATCAAATTAGAAGTGGACCAAATTTATAACATGGCATGCCCTGCATCGCCAGTCCATTACCAAAGTAATGCTATTAAAACAGTCAAAACGAATGTATTAGGTATGATGAATATGTTAGGTCTTGCTAAAAGGGTGAAAGCAAGGATACTACAAGCGAGTACTTCAGAAGTGTATGGAAATCCATTAGAACACCCACAAACAGAATCGTATTGGGGAAATGTAAATACTATTGGCATTCGAAGTTGTTATGATGAAGGGAAACGTGTAGCAGAAACATTATGCTTCGATTACCATAGACAACATGGTGTGGACATTCGGGTGATTCGTATTTTTAACACCTACGGACCAAGAATGATTCCTGATGATGGCCGTGTTGTTAGTAATTTTATCGTACAAGCATTACGTGGTGAAAACATCACAATTTATGGTGATGGAAGCCAAACACGTTCCTTTTGTTATGTTGATGATCTTGTAAAAGGGATTGTTGGTATGATGAATGTTGAAAATTTCACAGGGCCTGTTAACTTAGGGAATGATGGTGAATTTACTGTTAAAGAACTAGCAGAACTCGTAATCAAGGAAACGGGAAGTAAATCAAAAATCATTTACCTTCCACTCCCTCAAGATGATCCATCCAGAAGAAAACCAAACTTAAATTTGGCGAAAGAGAAATTGAATTATTCTACAACTGTTCCACTTGTGGAAGGTGTAAAAAAAACCATCGAATATTTTAGCAAAAGAGTATAA
- a CDS encoding Re/Si-specific NAD(P)(+) transhydrogenase subunit alpha: MKIGVIKEPSYENRVAITPDVVDPLKKLGFTVAIETTAGDSAFFSDQDYKDVGASVESRDSILAGSDIIVSIHAIDESSAKKIGKDKLYIATLSPLAFPKKVKEIAASSFKIFSMDTIPRITRAQSMDVLSSQATVSGYKAVLLAASNYSRFFPMLTTAAGTITPARVLILGAGVAGLQAIATSRRLGAVVDVFDTRPEVKEQCMSLGAKFVEVEGAADASNTGGYAVEQSEDYQRRQKEAIAKFAEKADIIITTALIPGRRAPLLITKEMVDKMRQGSVIVDLAAINGGNCELTENDKTVVYKGITIIGNSNLQSTQPMDASKMYAKNIVNFLKLFVNKEKQFNINLEDEIINACMIAENGSIRHKPTLALLGE; encoded by the coding sequence ATGAAAATAGGCGTAATCAAAGAACCATCCTACGAAAACCGAGTTGCGATCACACCAGATGTGGTTGACCCATTGAAAAAGTTAGGCTTCACTGTTGCGATCGAAACAACAGCTGGAGACAGTGCATTTTTCTCAGACCAAGATTATAAAGACGTTGGTGCATCTGTTGAATCGCGAGATTCAATTTTAGCAGGATCCGATATCATCGTTTCCATTCATGCAATAGATGAATCAAGCGCTAAAAAAATTGGTAAAGATAAGTTATATATTGCTACTTTATCACCTTTGGCTTTCCCAAAAAAAGTAAAAGAAATTGCAGCTTCTTCATTCAAAATCTTTTCAATGGACACAATCCCAAGGATTACACGTGCACAATCAATGGATGTTCTGAGTAGCCAAGCAACCGTTTCTGGTTATAAAGCTGTTTTACTTGCTGCATCAAATTACAGCCGATTTTTCCCAATGTTAACAACAGCAGCGGGAACCATTACACCTGCAAGAGTTTTGATTCTCGGGGCTGGAGTGGCAGGTTTACAAGCAATCGCTACCTCACGCAGATTAGGTGCCGTAGTTGATGTATTTGACACCCGTCCTGAAGTAAAAGAACAATGTATGTCTCTAGGTGCTAAATTTGTGGAAGTAGAAGGTGCAGCAGATGCTTCCAATACTGGTGGTTACGCTGTTGAACAATCAGAAGATTACCAAAGACGCCAAAAGGAAGCCATTGCAAAATTTGCTGAAAAGGCAGATATCATCATTACAACTGCTCTGATTCCAGGTAGACGTGCTCCACTCCTTATCACAAAAGAGATGGTTGATAAAATGAGACAAGGTTCTGTGATTGTAGACCTTGCGGCGATAAATGGTGGTAACTGTGAATTGACTGAAAATGATAAAACAGTAGTATACAAAGGTATTACTATCATAGGAAATTCAAACTTACAAAGTACACAACCAATGGATGCGAGTAAAATGTATGCAAAAAACATTGTAAACTTTCTCAAATTGTTCGTGAACAAAGAAAAACAATTCAATATCAATTTGGAAGATGAAATCATCAATGCATGTATGATTGCTGAAAATGGATCCATCCGCCACAAACCAACGTTAGCTCTTTTAGGAGAGTAA
- a CDS encoding lysophospholipid acyltransferase family protein, whose translation MKYIGYFFSFIIVYLFYFPFKILPYQWCLSYGIFLSNLIYKVDKKHRKVAAENIRFALPEYTEDQILNLVKAHYRHLGILLAHTLWAPRMTRAWLDEYLVVDENSLKIEEDTKKEGVGVILISGHFGTWEILVQFLGIRMKGGGIYKKVRNPFVDTLLKRMRSKNGVVLVPVQESTQVIKLLKQGYWIGFGADQNAGKAGIFVPFMNRQASTFVGPALMAYLTGAKMLYYSVLAGEKGKVIVRVKDLGYVDKKIYPNKDDVIRHYTELWTKTLEGEVKLFPEQYFWVHRRWRTQPQINDSNSTEK comes from the coding sequence ATGAAATACATTGGATACTTTTTTTCCTTTATTATCGTTTATTTGTTTTATTTCCCCTTTAAGATATTGCCTTACCAATGGTGTTTGTCGTATGGAATTTTTTTATCCAATTTAATTTACAAAGTTGATAAAAAACATCGGAAAGTAGCAGCTGAAAATATTCGTTTTGCTTTACCCGAATACACGGAAGATCAAATTTTAAATTTGGTCAAAGCACATTACCGCCACTTAGGCATCTTACTTGCTCATACTCTTTGGGCACCTCGCATGACACGTGCTTGGTTGGATGAGTATCTTGTTGTAGATGAAAATAGTTTAAAAATAGAAGAAGATACCAAAAAAGAAGGCGTAGGTGTTATTTTGATCTCAGGCCATTTTGGAACTTGGGAAATACTCGTACAATTTTTAGGCATTCGAATGAAGGGTGGAGGGATATATAAAAAAGTTAGAAATCCTTTCGTTGATACTTTATTAAAACGTATGCGCTCCAAAAATGGAGTAGTATTAGTTCCAGTCCAAGAATCCACACAAGTGATTAAACTTCTCAAACAAGGGTATTGGATTGGTTTTGGTGCTGACCAGAATGCAGGAAAAGCAGGAATTTTTGTTCCTTTTATGAACAGACAAGCATCTACATTTGTAGGTCCTGCTCTTATGGCATATCTCACTGGAGCCAAAATGCTTTATTATTCGGTGTTAGCTGGAGAAAAAGGAAAAGTCATCGTCCGAGTCAAAGACCTTGGTTATGTTGATAAAAAAATATATCCTAATAAAGATGATGTGATCCGCCACTACACGGAACTTTGGACCAAAACTTTGGAAGGTGAAGTGAAGTTATTTCCTGAGCAGTATTTTTGGGTACACCGTAGGTGGAGAACCCAACCTCAAATAAACGATTCTAATTCTACAGAAAAATAA
- a CDS encoding phosphatase PAP2 family protein, giving the protein MNWINAIDIKLSTWIQKYLHHKNLSWTLSRINRGEMFALVLLPLVFLSDLYKPTYFSLPFILVFTYMTDRLVLVLKKYFARKRPLVSVMGKVDSNPDMKHSFPSAHSANSIVVATILVFAFNETPYFFFFSLFAGVGRLITLHHFVSDIIGGWLIGFSIGMIAVVIHYFFWPVLVTL; this is encoded by the coding sequence ATGAATTGGATCAATGCAATTGATATAAAATTATCGACTTGGATTCAAAAATATTTACACCATAAAAACCTAAGTTGGACATTATCTCGAATCAATCGAGGTGAAATGTTTGCATTAGTTTTATTACCATTAGTTTTTTTGAGTGATTTATACAAACCAACCTATTTCAGTTTACCATTCATTTTAGTTTTTACTTATATGACTGATAGACTTGTTTTAGTATTAAAAAAATATTTTGCAAGGAAACGGCCCCTAGTGAGTGTTATGGGGAAAGTGGATTCCAACCCAGACATGAAACATTCATTTCCTTCCGCACACAGTGCAAACTCAATTGTTGTGGCGACCATTCTTGTTTTTGCATTTAATGAAACACCTTATTTCTTTTTCTTTAGTTTATTTGCTGGAGTTGGTAGGTTAATTACCTTACACCACTTTGTAAGTGATATTATTGGAGGATGGCTCATTGGTTTTAGTATTGGAATGATCGCGGTTGTGATTCATTACTTTTTTTGGCCAGTTTTGGTAACTTTATGA
- the hisS gene encoding histidine--tRNA ligase, producing MKEQKLTTENYKGTRDFYPEDMRLRNYLFSVMKDVVRSYGYEEYDGPMVESLDLYRAKTGEEIVGKQIYNFIDKGDREVAIRPEMTPTVARMVAKKLRELPRPIRWFSIPNLWRYEQPGHGRLREHWQLNVDMFGVPSVRAELEILSLACDILFAFGAPRNSFKVTISHRSLLDEFLLDGLKVSPNQAHEVSKILDKKNKITQEEYVALVSKTIPNDPGAVSKIDLFLNANVNSLSQIPGIKDETQKSIIELFNDINTIGLADIIQFDPSVVRGFDYYTGFIFEIFDTSPQNKRSLYGGGRYDNLIGLFSNEELTGIGFGLGDVTLQNFLTVHNLLPSFANDATVYIPLLDDSSFADNHNFAKQIRLEKINVEVSLVSQKMGKQLSYAEKKGYRWILLRGEDEIKAGTVTLKDMVTRDQFTLSFSEALQKLKEVISK from the coding sequence TTGAAAGAACAAAAGTTAACTACAGAAAACTATAAAGGCACTCGGGATTTTTATCCTGAAGATATGCGCCTTCGAAACTATTTATTTTCAGTTATGAAAGATGTCGTAAGATCCTATGGTTACGAAGAATACGACGGTCCAATGGTTGAATCCTTAGATTTATACCGTGCAAAAACTGGTGAAGAAATTGTTGGTAAACAAATTTATAACTTCATAGACAAAGGTGATCGCGAAGTTGCGATTCGTCCTGAAATGACACCAACTGTAGCACGGATGGTGGCAAAAAAACTACGTGAGTTACCAAGACCAATCCGTTGGTTTTCCATTCCAAACCTTTGGCGGTACGAACAACCTGGCCATGGAAGGCTTAGGGAACATTGGCAATTGAATGTTGATATGTTTGGTGTGCCAAGTGTTCGGGCAGAATTAGAGATTTTATCATTAGCATGTGACATCCTTTTTGCTTTCGGAGCACCTCGAAACAGTTTTAAAGTTACAATTTCTCATAGATCTCTCCTCGACGAATTTTTGTTAGATGGTCTTAAGGTGAGTCCCAACCAAGCTCATGAAGTTTCCAAAATTTTGGACAAAAAAAACAAAATCACTCAAGAAGAATATGTGGCTTTGGTTTCAAAAACGATACCAAATGATCCTGGAGCTGTGTCCAAAATTGATTTGTTTTTAAATGCAAATGTAAATTCGCTCAGTCAAATTCCCGGAATTAAAGACGAGACTCAAAAATCCATTATTGAGTTATTCAACGATATTAATACAATCGGACTTGCAGATATCATTCAATTTGACCCTTCTGTTGTGAGAGGATTTGATTATTACACTGGATTTATTTTTGAAATTTTTGATACTTCCCCACAAAACAAACGTTCTCTCTATGGTGGAGGAAGGTATGATAATTTAATTGGATTATTTTCTAATGAAGAGTTAACGGGGATTGGGTTTGGATTAGGAGATGTAACTTTACAAAACTTTCTTACAGTTCATAATTTGTTACCAAGTTTTGCTAATGATGCTACTGTTTATATCCCTCTTTTAGATGATTCATCGTTTGCAGATAATCATAATTTTGCAAAACAAATACGTTTAGAAAAAATCAATGTCGAAGTCTCGTTAGTTTCTCAAAAAATGGGAAAACAACTTTCCTATGCTGAAAAAAAGGGATATAGATGGATTTTGCTTCGAGGTGAAGACGAAATCAAAGCTGGTACGGTTACTTTAAAAGATATGGTAACTAGAGACCAATTTACTTTAAGTTTTTCAGAAGCACTTCAAAAGTTAAAAGAAGTAATTTCAAAATGA
- a CDS encoding DUF1577 domain-containing protein, with amino-acid sequence MINRVKIHFDQEREYVPLEAVRVLPEFFKQMMSGNGLFLKGYDSQVKVKFKGERPDGAHIWELETMPEMIETIFTIQATPSFHVEIDYEIQNQKDNLLLGKAIDRRQTYTTRQDQRNEKVRGNVVASNFLIAKTNIDFSKLTGVSSQVILSDIQRTVLKNYPQSKVVFISASIHSDEIDLMKEHKKPIFVLDTETFESFNTDEVFDPKKTFEDEFLLDDKVLEYKKKKIGSYIYYPLFIQMKEMHFFAYLSLETERTRIPSEVLDLFKEVERTFQERIMDSNTHILDIKQNVLNVSRGGVALEVNDMEIIKALKVKPTFTLDINFKLQAPIRMAVELRHLEEVNDFYRLGGRITGVSGDKKAKEIYHSLIEFFN; translated from the coding sequence ATGATCAATCGAGTCAAAATTCATTTCGACCAAGAACGCGAGTATGTTCCATTAGAGGCTGTACGTGTATTACCTGAATTCTTTAAACAAATGATGTCAGGGAATGGATTGTTTCTAAAAGGGTATGATTCCCAAGTTAAAGTAAAGTTCAAAGGGGAACGACCAGATGGAGCTCATATTTGGGAATTAGAAACAATGCCGGAAATGATCGAAACGATTTTTACGATTCAGGCAACGCCTAGTTTTCATGTAGAAATTGATTACGAAATACAAAATCAAAAAGACAATTTATTGCTCGGAAAAGCCATCGATCGTCGACAAACATATACAACAAGACAAGATCAAAGAAATGAGAAAGTACGTGGAAACGTTGTTGCATCAAATTTTTTAATCGCAAAAACAAATATAGATTTTTCAAAACTAACTGGAGTTAGTTCACAGGTGATCCTGTCTGACATCCAAAGAACAGTATTAAAAAACTATCCACAGTCAAAAGTGGTATTCATTTCAGCTTCAATCCATAGCGATGAAATTGATCTAATGAAAGAACACAAAAAACCAATCTTTGTATTAGATACCGAAACGTTTGAGTCATTCAATACTGATGAAGTTTTTGATCCTAAAAAAACGTTTGAAGACGAATTTTTGTTGGATGACAAAGTTTTAGAATATAAAAAGAAAAAAATTGGATCTTATATCTATTACCCATTATTCATTCAGATGAAAGAAATGCATTTTTTTGCATACCTTTCTCTAGAAACAGAAAGAACAAGAATCCCCAGTGAAGTTTTGGATTTGTTTAAAGAGGTTGAACGTACGTTTCAAGAAAGAATTATGGATTCTAATACCCATATTCTTGATATAAAACAAAACGTTTTAAACGTTTCACGAGGCGGAGTCGCCTTGGAAGTGAACGATATGGAAATTATCAAAGCATTAAAAGTGAAACCAACTTTTACCTTGGATATAAATTTTAAATTACAAGCTCCAATTCGGATGGCAGTGGAACTGCGCCATTTGGAGGAAGTAAATGATTTTTATCGATTGGGGGGAAGGATCACTGGTGTGAGTGGAGATAAAAAAGCCAAAGAGATTTATCACAGTCTCATTGAATTTTTTAACTAA
- a CDS encoding OmpA family protein, with product MKKILISLFISVFPLLSQPLPKVKDVRFYPPLNTQNVEYNPIISPTGRYLVFQSNRPGGEGGMDIWITENLSFPDRMKLPVWSAPKNFRELNTTNFEGMFSILFDEEEKPYELYFTSVRDKSQKDSKKNREGYDGLNLYYTKINQRTGLWSIPTHINEINSNFEDKMPAVSPDGCSVVFSSNRPGGLGGFDLWISKREPITMDTEKNPDKPKIKCRDGIWQKPISLGPVINTGEDEISPNFHWDGLRLYFSSNRGDKNRKFSFYYSEFNELNQQFETPKLLGNPFNTNQPLSGESTGFPFDTPSDYSTYSLWEESDNEGISVTFDDLWFYFASNRPGGEGQFDIYRTMVPEDLRRTYDFVFRGLVLDGSEAIMIGLDATLKIYDDTKPIQVITSKRIGGDLSLEDAENFRTTIKTGKLYRVEVSSPGFHPTEILLDLRGNLGKDKEQYSQIILQPIRPTKDNRPDKTIQGIRFVVKDKKTDLVIPNAICFYFDDLTRKGKSISAIDGHFDLDKTPTMDFEILARAKGFKEETFLFSKEKIAEMAGKETVLYLRNLKDFDDLYNTIIYFPFNERTLSDEDKKKLDLLADFLIQHKNEKVEIGGHTDNIGNKEYNINLSEDRALSVYQYLRLKGVPKERMKVQAYHYSQPISDNDSEEGRSRNRRVNFKKID from the coding sequence ATGAAAAAAATCCTTATATCTCTATTCATTTCGGTGTTTCCTCTCCTTAGCCAACCACTTCCGAAGGTGAAGGATGTAAGGTTTTATCCACCTCTGAATACCCAAAATGTGGAATACAATCCGATCATTTCTCCTACGGGTCGGTATTTAGTTTTCCAATCCAACAGACCAGGTGGGGAAGGGGGGATGGACATTTGGATCACTGAAAACTTAAGTTTCCCTGACAGGATGAAATTGCCAGTTTGGTCCGCTCCCAAAAATTTCCGAGAACTCAATACAACAAATTTTGAAGGGATGTTTTCAATCCTATTTGATGAAGAAGAAAAACCTTATGAATTGTATTTCACCTCAGTTCGAGATAAATCACAAAAGGATTCCAAAAAAAATCGTGAGGGATATGACGGTTTAAATCTTTATTACACAAAAATAAACCAAAGGACTGGTCTTTGGTCGATTCCAACACACATTAACGAAATAAATTCTAATTTTGAAGACAAAATGCCTGCAGTTTCGCCTGACGGCTGTTCTGTTGTATTTTCATCAAACCGTCCAGGTGGCTTAGGTGGTTTTGATTTATGGATCTCCAAAAGAGAACCAATCACAATGGACACAGAAAAAAATCCAGACAAACCAAAAATCAAATGTAGAGATGGAATTTGGCAAAAACCAATTTCACTTGGACCTGTTATCAACACTGGTGAGGATGAAATCAGTCCCAATTTCCATTGGGATGGTCTCAGATTATACTTTAGCTCCAATCGCGGTGATAAAAATAGAAAGTTTAGTTTTTATTATAGCGAATTTAACGAATTAAACCAACAATTTGAAACACCCAAATTATTGGGTAATCCATTCAATACCAACCAACCATTGTCAGGCGAATCAACAGGATTTCCTTTTGATACTCCATCTGATTATTCTACCTATAGTTTGTGGGAAGAAAGTGATAACGAAGGAATATCCGTTACATTTGATGACCTTTGGTTTTACTTTGCATCCAACAGACCTGGTGGAGAAGGACAGTTTGATATATACCGAACTATGGTTCCAGAGGATTTAAGACGGACCTATGATTTTGTATTTCGTGGGCTTGTCCTTGATGGCTCAGAAGCGATTATGATTGGACTCGATGCAACATTAAAAATTTATGATGATACAAAACCAATCCAAGTGATTACATCAAAACGCATCGGTGGAGACCTTTCCTTAGAAGATGCTGAAAATTTTCGCACTACAATTAAAACTGGGAAATTGTATAGAGTTGAAGTTTCATCACCTGGGTTTCACCCAACAGAGATTTTACTCGACCTTCGTGGCAATTTAGGCAAAGACAAGGAACAATATTCCCAAATTATTTTACAACCCATACGCCCAACAAAAGATAACAGGCCAGATAAAACCATCCAAGGAATCCGTTTTGTTGTGAAAGACAAAAAAACAGACTTGGTGATTCCAAATGCAATTTGTTTCTATTTTGATGATTTAACACGAAAAGGGAAATCGATTTCGGCAATTGATGGTCATTTTGATTTGGATAAAACACCAACGATGGATTTCGAAATCCTGGCTCGGGCCAAAGGATTCAAAGAAGAAACCTTTTTGTTCTCTAAAGAAAAAATTGCAGAGATGGCGGGAAAAGAAACAGTTCTGTATCTTCGTAATTTAAAAGACTTCGATGACCTTTATAACACAATTATTTATTTCCCGTTCAACGAACGAACATTGAGTGATGAAGATAAGAAAAAATTGGATCTTTTGGCCGACTTCCTCATCCAACATAAAAATGAAAAAGTTGAAATTGGTGGACACACTGATAATATAGGGAATAAAGAATATAACATCAATCTAAGTGAAGATAGAGCTCTATCTGTTTATCAATATTTACGTTTGAAAGGTGTACCAAAGGAACGAATGAAAGTGCAAGCTTATCATTATTCACAACCTATTTCAGACAATGATTCAGAAGAAGGAAGATCTCGCAATAGACGTGTGAATTTCAAGAAGATAGACTAA
- the folP gene encoding dihydropteroate synthase encodes MAEIFGILNITTDSFSDGGKYLNPDDAIQKGIQLLQEGADWLDVSGQSSNVAASLVTEEEEWKRVEPVVRYFVPKGVRISLDSFRPEVQKKAIEAGVRCLNDITGFTFEGDRDFLNSYSKKYPDLKFIIMHSHNKNIAKIKSTLSPEKVTKKIQTFFRDRRNELCSFGIEESSIFFDPGMGFFLSDDPMVSFRVLQDLEILKLEFPQLMVSVSRKSFLGNVLGNLPIEEREFATLACELHLLKNKIPFIRTHNVLKLRQAEKIWNLCQENE; translated from the coding sequence ATGGCTGAAATCTTCGGAATCTTAAACATTACCACCGACTCCTTTAGTGACGGAGGGAAGTATTTAAACCCTGATGATGCCATCCAAAAAGGAATCCAACTTTTACAAGAGGGTGCAGATTGGTTGGATGTATCTGGCCAGTCCTCCAACGTCGCTGCCAGTTTGGTAACGGAAGAGGAAGAATGGAAACGAGTGGAACCGGTTGTCCGTTACTTTGTCCCAAAGGGTGTTCGGATCAGTTTGGATAGTTTTCGCCCAGAGGTTCAGAAAAAAGCAATCGAAGCAGGTGTGCGTTGTTTGAATGATATCACAGGATTTACCTTCGAAGGTGACCGGGATTTTTTGAACAGTTACAGTAAAAAATACCCAGACCTTAAATTCATCATCATGCATTCGCATAACAAAAATATTGCGAAAATTAAATCTACTTTATCACCTGAAAAAGTAACTAAAAAAATACAAACATTCTTTCGAGACAGAAGAAATGAGTTATGTTCATTCGGAATTGAAGAGTCATCAATTTTTTTTGATCCAGGCATGGGTTTTTTTCTGAGTGATGACCCTATGGTGTCTTTCCGAGTTTTACAAGATTTAGAAATTTTAAAATTGGAATTCCCACAACTCATGGTGAGTGTTTCTAGAAAATCTTTTTTAGGAAATGTATTGGGCAATTTGCCGATCGAAGAACGTGAGTTTGCAACCTTGGCTTGTGAATTACATTTATTAAAAAACAAAATCCCATTTATTCGGACGCATAACGTACTAAAGTTGAGACAAGCTGAAAAAATTTGGAATTTATGCCAAGAAAATGAATAA
- a CDS encoding tetratricopeptide repeat protein produces the protein MKLPINFCFIILLAFGFENCRYPIAKQDVIESDTLFLESTLPKTKECNEEGIRFTKSIQLDQAAATWDNCILSNPNDVVLHLNRLRFYYLLDEYEVIKQKIAKESPSRTSVTYQSILKELEQRLRLEERVILLDALSRVKGWELFSYEELANYYLQVGNFAFAEGYLNQILEVVPFHENALYGMADIQVNKGNWYSLLDYAKSLEVSAKKNKDFHFYFLKGNYELGRYEIALKWAESASESEKTDIHFLELWRDTLLVLKDNPKWDSLLPYYKKAKEKGYSVPESVFFPTLSKEGKDIRKAVRSGRS, from the coding sequence TTGAAACTACCTATTAATTTTTGTTTTATCATTTTATTGGCATTTGGATTTGAAAATTGCCGTTATCCAATCGCTAAACAAGATGTGATCGAATCGGATACTTTATTTTTAGAATCTACACTTCCAAAAACCAAAGAATGTAATGAAGAAGGAATTCGGTTTACAAAATCAATTCAGTTAGACCAAGCAGCTGCAACTTGGGACAATTGTATCCTTTCCAATCCAAACGATGTTGTTCTCCACCTCAATCGTTTACGATTTTATTATTTATTAGATGAATATGAAGTCATCAAACAAAAAATTGCGAAAGAATCACCTTCACGTACTTCTGTGACCTACCAATCCATCTTAAAAGAGTTGGAACAACGATTACGTTTGGAAGAGAGGGTAATTCTTTTGGATGCTCTCTCTCGGGTAAAAGGTTGGGAACTATTTTCCTACGAAGAACTTGCCAATTATTATTTACAGGTTGGGAATTTTGCATTTGCTGAAGGGTATCTTAATCAGATTCTAGAAGTAGTCCCTTTCCATGAAAATGCCTTGTACGGAATGGCTGATATACAAGTAAACAAAGGCAATTGGTATAGTTTGTTAGATTATGCAAAATCTCTCGAAGTATCTGCTAAAAAGAATAAGGATTTTCACTTTTATTTTTTGAAAGGGAACTATGAATTGGGAAGGTATGAGATTGCGCTCAAGTGGGCTGAATCTGCATCAGAATCAGAAAAAACAGATATTCATTTTTTAGAACTTTGGAGGGACACACTCCTTGTGCTAAAAGATAATCCAAAATGGGATTCTTTGTTACCTTATTACAAAAAGGCAAAAGAAAAAGGTTACTCTGTACCAGAATCTGTTTTTTTTCCTACACTTTCCAAAGAAGGAAAGGACATTCGAAAAGCAGTTCGATCGGGAAGAAGTTAA